One genomic segment of Xyrauchen texanus isolate HMW12.3.18 chromosome 5, RBS_HiC_50CHRs, whole genome shotgun sequence includes these proteins:
- the tuba8l2 gene encoding LOW QUALITY PROTEIN: tubulin, alpha 8 like 2 (The sequence of the model RefSeq protein was modified relative to this genomic sequence to represent the inferred CDS: inserted 1 base in 1 codon): MRECISVHVGQAGVQMGNTCWELYCLEHGIQPDGQMPSNKPVGGHDDSFTTFFSDTGAGKYVPRAIFVDLEPTVIDEVRTGTYRQLFHPEQLISGKEDAANNYXRGHYTIGKEIIDSVLDRIRKLADQCTGLQGFLVFHSFGGGTGSGFTSLLMERLSVDFGKKSKLEFAIYPAPQVSTAVVEPYNSILTTHTTLEHSDCAFMVDNEAIYDICRRNLDIERPSYTNLNRLISQIVSSITASLRFDGALNVDLTEFQTNLVPYPRIHFPLVTYAPVISAEKAYHELLSVAEITNSCFEPCNQMVKCDPRHGKYMACCLLYRGDVVPKDVNVAIAAIKTKRSIQFVDWCPTGFKVGINYQPPTVVPGGDLAKVQRAVCMLSNTTAIAEAWARLDHKFDLMYAKRAFVHWYVGEGMEEGEFSEAREDMAALEKDYEEVAIDSFEEEEEGEEY, translated from the exons ATG CGTGAGTGTATCTCTGTCCACGTTGGCCAAGCTGGTGTCCAGATGGGTAACACATGTTGGGAGCTGTACTGTCTGGAGCATGGTATCCAGCCTGATGGACAGATGCCCAGCAACAAACCAGTGGGAGGCCATGATGACTCCTTCACCACCTTCTTCAGTGATACTGGAGCTGGCAAATATGTGCCTCGTGCCATCTTTGTAGACCTTGAGCCTACAGTCATTG ATGAAGTACGCACAGGTACCTATCGCCAACTGTTCCATCCTGAGCAGCTCATTTCAGGCAAAGAGGATGCTGCAAATAACT GCCGTGGGCACTACACTATTGGCAAGGAGATCATTGATTCTGTCCTGGACCGCATACGCAAATTG GCTGACCAATGCACAGGGCTGCAGGGTTTCCTGGTATTCCACAGTTTTGGTGGAGGCACAGGCTCTGGCTTCACCTCTCTCCTAATGGAGCGTCTCTCTGTTGACTTTGGAAAGAAGTCCAAACTGGAGTTCGCCATTTATCCAGCTCCCCAGGTGTCTACAGCCGTGGTAGAGCCATACAACTCCATCTTGACCACCCATACGACCCTGGAGCATTCCGACTGTGCCTTCATGGTGGACAACGAAGCCATCTATGATATCTGCAGAAGGAACCTGGATATCGAGCGCCCATCCTACACCAACCTCAACCGGCTCATCAGCCAGATTGTCTCCTCTATCACGGCCTCTCTGAGGTTCGACGGCGCCTTGAACGTCGACCTGACTGAGTTTCAGACCAACCTTGTGCCCTATCCTCGTATCCACTTCCCCCTGGTCACATACGCCCCAGTGATCTCTGCTGAGAAAGCTTACCATGAGCTACTCTCCGTGGCCGAGATTACCAACTCGTGCTTTGAGCCCTGCAACCAGATGGTAAAGTGCGACCCTCGTCATGGAAAATACATGGCCTGCTGTTTGCTCTACAGAGGAGATGTGGTACCAAAAGATGTCAATGTGGCCATCGCCGCCATCAAGACCAAAAGAAGCATTCAGTTTGTGGACTGGTGTCCTACTGGCTTCAAGGTGGGCATCAACTACCAGCCCCCTACTGTGGTTCCTGGAGGTGACCTGGCCAAAGTgcagagagcagtgtgtatgtTGAGCAACACTACGGCCATTGCTGAGGCCTGGGCTCGCCTGGACCACAAATTTGATCTGATGTATGCCAAGAGAGCCTTTGTGCACTGGTATGTTGGTGAGGGCATGGAAGAGGGCGAGTTCTCCGAAGCCAGAGAAGATATGGCAGCTCTGGAGAAGGACTATGAAGAAGTGGCTATTGATTCAtttgaggaagaagaggagggtGAAGAGTACTAA